One Pleurocapsa sp. PCC 7327 DNA segment encodes these proteins:
- a CDS encoding aromatic ring-hydroxylating dioxygenase subunit alpha encodes MQVSPQTNQFVDVRTCGINPNHWYVVARSTEVRDEPIGVTLWHQAIVLYRDKTGKVHALEDRCPHRQVKLSHGKVIGNELECAYHGWRFNWEGNCVAVPYLASNQKLPNCKIRRYPVRELDGFIWLFPGDLDKLDRNSIQPMGVPEWNHLNYIATVSIIECKGHYSFLIENLMDMYHGHLHDDYQAWASAVLKDLNIDNKRVNAYYEAQSYYKIDKIWSISQLFFPALRRLHPEPLDVSYVYPHWVSTLGKDFKIYCLFCPVNETNTRAYLIHFTSLNAFWRLHKLPIWFRRFVKDSLFASAQKLLDGLVRQDVEMIEQEQQAYLNDPRRRTYELNPAIASVQKLIRQQAAMGNYE; translated from the coding sequence ATGCAAGTTTCTCCCCAAACAAACCAGTTTGTTGACGTTCGCACCTGTGGAATTAACCCAAATCATTGGTATGTCGTCGCACGTAGTACCGAAGTCAGAGATGAACCCATCGGCGTGACGCTATGGCATCAAGCAATTGTTCTCTATCGAGATAAGACTGGAAAAGTTCATGCACTAGAAGATCGCTGTCCCCATCGACAGGTTAAACTCAGTCACGGGAAAGTGATTGGCAATGAACTCGAATGTGCTTATCATGGATGGCGCTTTAATTGGGAGGGAAATTGCGTTGCTGTTCCCTATCTTGCCTCAAATCAAAAGTTACCTAATTGCAAAATTCGTCGCTATCCAGTACGAGAATTAGATGGATTTATTTGGCTATTTCCTGGAGATTTAGACAAATTAGATCGGAACTCCATACAACCGATGGGAGTTCCCGAATGGAATCATCTTAATTACATTGCTACCGTATCCATTATTGAGTGTAAGGGACACTATTCTTTTTTAATAGAAAACCTAATGGATATGTATCACGGGCATCTACACGATGACTATCAAGCCTGGGCATCAGCAGTTTTAAAAGATTTAAATATAGATAACAAACGAGTAAATGCTTATTATGAAGCCCAAAGTTATTATAAAATCGATAAAATTTGGTCGATTTCGCAATTATTTTTCCCTGCTTTACGTCGTCTCCATCCCGAACCTTTAGATGTGAGTTATGTGTATCCCCATTGGGTATCTACGTTAGGAAAAGATTTTAAAATTTATTGTTTATTTTGTCCGGTTAATGAAACTAATACTCGCGCTTATTTAATTCATTTTACTTCTCTCAATGCCTTTTGGCGCTTGCATAAATTACCTATCTGGTTTCGTCGTTTTGTTAAAGATAGTTTGTTTGCTTCGGCGCAAAAATTATTAGACGGTTTGGTTCGTCAGGATGTAGAGATGATAGAACAAGAACAGCAGGCGTATCTTAACGATCCTCGCCGTCGGACTTACGAATTAAATCCCGCGATCGCAAGCGTACAAAAATTAATTCGTCAACAAGCAGCGATGGGAAATTATGAATGA
- a CDS encoding secondary thiamine-phosphate synthase enzyme YjbQ, translating to MQIVNEILDLETDSRIGIYNVTPLIEKILLETSIKSGQVLIFSRHTTTAITINEYEERLLEDLKSYLRKLAPQSEKYLHNDLHLRSNIPLDEPMNAHSHLMAMTLSTSEVIPIVDGKLGLGTWQSVLFCELDGPRKRTLLIQVCGQ from the coding sequence ATGCAAATTGTTAATGAAATTCTCGATCTAGAAACCGATAGCAGGATTGGAATTTATAACGTTACTCCTCTTATTGAAAAAATTCTGCTCGAAACCTCGATTAAAAGCGGGCAGGTTTTAATCTTTTCTCGACATACAACAACGGCAATAACGATTAATGAATATGAAGAAAGACTGCTAGAAGACCTCAAAAGTTACTTGAGAAAATTAGCGCCTCAATCAGAAAAATATCTCCACAATGACCTTCATTTGCGCTCAAATATTCCGCTCGACGAGCCAATGAACGCTCACTCTCACCTGATGGCGATGACGCTAAGTACTAGCGAAGTCATTCCCATTGTCGATGGCAAATTGGGCTTGGGAACTTGGCAATCGGTGTTATTTTGCGAACTGGACGGCCCTCGCAAGAGAACCTTATTAATTCAAGTCTGCGGGCAGTAA
- the purC gene encoding phosphoribosylaminoimidazolesuccinocarboxamide synthase, whose amino-acid sequence MVEKLYEGKAKILYPTEDEEILLTYFKDDATAFNAQKRGQIQGKGEINCTISAALFEWLESLGIPTHYIDRPERDRMRVKAVKILPIEVVVRNIAAGSLCKQTGLPEGKILPYPLVEFYLKNDALGDPLLTRDRLAILELATPQQLEQIEATALKINQHLSEFFDRCGITLVDFKLEFGLDSGGQLLLADEISPDTCRLWDKAETDPKARVMDKDRFRRDLGDIESAYQRVQQRVLEQIAQLRNQ is encoded by the coding sequence ATGGTAGAAAAACTTTATGAAGGAAAAGCAAAGATTCTGTACCCTACAGAAGACGAAGAAATCCTCCTGACCTATTTTAAAGATGATGCAACTGCGTTTAACGCTCAAAAACGAGGACAAATTCAGGGAAAAGGCGAAATCAACTGTACGATTTCGGCGGCTTTATTTGAATGGTTAGAATCTCTGGGAATTCCTACTCACTATATCGATCGCCCCGAACGCGATCGCATGCGCGTCAAAGCCGTCAAAATTCTTCCCATAGAAGTTGTCGTCAGAAATATCGCGGCTGGCAGTCTTTGCAAACAGACAGGTTTGCCTGAGGGAAAAATCTTACCATATCCTCTAGTAGAATTTTATCTAAAAAATGATGCCCTTGGAGATCCCCTGCTCACCCGCGATCGCCTGGCCATTTTAGAGCTAGCCACACCGCAACAGCTAGAGCAAATAGAAGCAACGGCACTCAAAATCAATCAACATTTGAGCGAGTTTTTCGATCGCTGCGGAATTACTCTAGTAGACTTCAAACTAGAATTTGGGCTAGATTCTGGGGGGCAGTTGCTCTTAGCCGATGAAATCAGTCCCGATACTTGTCGTTTGTGGGATAAAGCCGAAACCGACCCCAAAGCAAGAGTCATGGATAAAGACCGATTTCGTCGAGATTTGGGAGACATAGAATCTGCTTATCAGCGAGTCCAGCAACGGGTTTTAGAACAAATTGCCCAGTTGCGCAACCAATGA
- a CDS encoding UDP-glucose/GDP-mannose dehydrogenase family protein, translating into MRVCVIGTGYVGLVTGVCLAHIGHHVICVDNNEEKVKLMKSGQSPIYEPGLSELMQSSAQSGRLEFTSDLAAGVKHGEILFIAVGTPALPTGESDTRYVEAVARGIGAHLDSSTYKVIVNKSTVPIGSGDWVRMIVLDGVAERLKSLVTAGGSSEPTKEMMANFDVVSNPEFLREGSAVYDTFNPDRIVLGSNSQKAIAMMQELYAPLVERKFAQDQSLPPVPVVVTDLSSAEMIKYAANAFLATKISFINEVANICDRVGADVTQVAKGIGLDSRIGDKFLQAGIGWGGSCFPKDVSALIHTAEDYGYEAELLKSAVNVNKRQRSIAIEKLQQELKILKGKTVGLLGLTFKPDTDDMRDAPALILIEQLNRLGARVKAYDPIVSQSGLSHGLSGVIIETNPEMLADGCDALVLVTDWREFLKLDYEKMAKLMTNPVMIDGRNFLDREALEKAGFRYVGIGR; encoded by the coding sequence ATGCGCGTTTGTGTGATCGGCACTGGATATGTTGGCTTAGTTACAGGGGTTTGCCTCGCTCACATCGGACACCACGTCATCTGCGTTGATAACAACGAAGAAAAAGTCAAATTGATGAAATCGGGACAATCGCCTATTTACGAACCGGGATTGTCGGAACTGATGCAGTCTTCTGCCCAATCGGGACGTTTGGAGTTTACCTCCGATCTCGCGGCTGGAGTAAAACACGGAGAGATTTTGTTTATTGCCGTTGGCACGCCGGCATTACCGACTGGCGAAAGCGATACGCGCTATGTGGAAGCGGTTGCTCGCGGGATCGGCGCCCATCTCGATAGTAGCACTTATAAGGTCATCGTTAATAAGTCCACCGTTCCCATTGGTTCCGGAGACTGGGTAAGAATGATCGTCCTCGATGGCGTAGCCGAACGCCTAAAATCTTTAGTGACCGCAGGCGGAAGCAGCGAACCGACTAAAGAGATGATGGCTAACTTCGATGTCGTCAGCAATCCCGAATTTTTGCGGGAGGGGTCTGCCGTTTATGATACCTTCAATCCCGATCGCATCGTATTAGGAAGCAACAGCCAAAAAGCGATCGCGATGATGCAGGAACTTTATGCTCCCCTGGTAGAACGCAAATTCGCCCAAGACCAGTCCTTGCCTCCCGTTCCCGTGGTGGTGACGGACTTGAGTTCTGCGGAAATGATTAAATATGCCGCTAATGCCTTCTTGGCAACTAAGATTAGTTTTATTAATGAAGTAGCCAATATTTGCGATCGCGTCGGTGCCGATGTCACGCAAGTCGCCAAAGGAATTGGCTTAGACTCCCGCATCGGAGATAAATTCTTACAAGCTGGCATCGGCTGGGGCGGATCTTGTTTTCCCAAAGATGTCTCGGCATTGATTCATACGGCTGAAGACTACGGCTACGAAGCCGAATTACTCAAATCGGCGGTCAATGTTAACAAGCGTCAGCGTTCGATCGCGATCGAAAAACTCCAGCAGGAACTGAAAATCCTCAAGGGCAAAACTGTCGGTTTGTTGGGTCTAACCTTTAAGCCAGATACCGACGACATGCGAGATGCCCCCGCACTAATTCTCATCGAACAACTCAATCGTCTCGGTGCTAGAGTAAAGGCTTACGACCCGATCGTTTCTCAATCGGGTTTGAGTCATGGATTATCTGGGGTCATTATTGAAACCAATCCTGAAATGCTCGCCGATGGTTGCGATGCTTTGGTATTAGTTACCGATTGGCGAGAATTTCTCAAACTCGACTACGAAAAAATGGCAAAGCTGATGACCAATCCAGTGATGATTGACGGTCGTAATTTCCTCGACCGGGAAGCTTTAGAAAAAGCCGGTTTCCGCTACGTTGGCATCGGTCGTTAA
- the rnhA gene encoding ribonuclease HI — protein sequence MSESLKEVTIYTDGACLGNPGAGGYGVVLIYGQHRKELSGGFRLTTNNRMEILAAIVGLMALKTKCAVTLYTDSQYLVNAITKGWARQWQQNGWKRNKKEKAKNSDLWEQLLNLCAQHEVKFIWVKGHAGDAENEYCDRLAVSAALQKDLPPDTAYENCRKSK from the coding sequence ATGAGCGAGTCCCTTAAAGAAGTTACGATATATACTGATGGAGCCTGTCTGGGCAATCCTGGCGCGGGCGGTTATGGCGTTGTTCTTATCTACGGACAACATAGAAAAGAACTATCGGGCGGGTTTCGCTTAACCACCAATAACCGCATGGAAATTCTGGCTGCTATTGTGGGATTGATGGCGCTCAAAACTAAATGTGCCGTTACCTTGTATACCGATTCTCAATATCTGGTTAATGCCATAACCAAGGGCTGGGCGCGGCAATGGCAGCAAAATGGCTGGAAGCGCAACAAAAAGGAAAAGGCGAAAAATTCCGATTTGTGGGAGCAATTGTTGAATTTATGCGCGCAACATGAAGTTAAATTTATTTGGGTAAAAGGTCACGCAGGCGATGCAGAGAATGAATATTGCGATCGCTTAGCTGTCAGCGCGGCACTACAAAAAGATTTACCGCCAGATACAGCATATGAAAATTGCAGGAAATCCAAATGA
- a CDS encoding SET domain-containing protein yields the protein MMHPHTRLGFVNETIGYGVFVTNFIPKGTIIWVLDELDPKLDEAQINSLDLLLQERVRIYGFRDTIYLDSKGKYLLCWDIGQFVNHSSQPTCLPTPYEFSIASRDIYAGEELTDDYRWYNIDHAFDYLLEDGTARRVKADDLFDCYKILESQAEEAMRCINKVEQPLRSLLKKKYLDKIEAIAEGKEPMDSLLRCYYENSRKEIFKTLSTRSNTRNS from the coding sequence ATGATGCATCCTCATACACGACTGGGTTTTGTTAACGAAACCATAGGATATGGTGTATTTGTCACAAATTTTATTCCTAAAGGAACTATCATTTGGGTGTTAGATGAACTAGATCCTAAATTAGACGAAGCACAAATTAATTCCCTCGATCTATTACTTCAAGAACGAGTCAGAATATATGGTTTTCGCGATACTATTTATCTAGATAGTAAAGGAAAATATCTACTCTGTTGGGATATCGGTCAATTTGTCAACCACAGTTCTCAACCAACCTGTCTTCCTACTCCCTATGAATTTTCCATAGCTTCGCGAGATATCTATGCGGGAGAAGAATTAACAGATGACTACCGCTGGTATAATATCGACCATGCATTTGATTATCTATTAGAAGACGGTACAGCCAGACGAGTTAAAGCTGACGATCTTTTCGATTGTTACAAGATCTTAGAAAGTCAAGCCGAAGAAGCAATGCGTTGTATTAATAAAGTAGAACAACCTTTAAGATCTCTATTAAAGAAGAAATACTTAGATAAAATTGAAGCCATAGCAGAAGGAAAAGAACCAATGGATTCACTCCTAAGATGTTATTACGAAAACTCTAGAAAAGAAATTTTTAAGACTTTATCAACTCGATCGAATACTCGAAATAGTTGA
- a CDS encoding UDP-glucuronic acid decarboxylase family protein, with product MRILVTGGAGFIGSHLIDRLMEAGHEVLCLDNFYTGHKRNVLKWLDHPYFELIRHDITEPIRLEVDQIYHLACPASPVHYQYNPVKTIKTNVIGTLNMLGLAKRIKARFFLASTSEVYGDPEVHPQPEDYRGNVNCTGIRSCYDEGKRVAETLAFDYHRQNKVDIRVARIFNTYGPRMLENDGRVVSNFIVQALRGEPLTVYGDGSQTRSFCYVSDLVEGFIRLMNSDYIGPVNLGNPGEYTILELAQVIQNMINPDAELVFKPLPQDDPKQRQPDITRAKTYLDWEPTISLREGLKLTIEDFRERLS from the coding sequence ATGAGAATTTTAGTTACGGGTGGTGCCGGTTTTATAGGTTCCCATCTCATCGATCGCTTAATGGAAGCGGGGCATGAAGTTCTCTGCCTCGATAACTTTTATACAGGACATAAACGCAATGTCCTTAAGTGGTTAGATCATCCCTATTTTGAACTAATTCGTCATGATATTACCGAACCCATTCGCCTAGAGGTAGACCAAATCTACCACCTCGCTTGTCCCGCATCTCCAGTTCACTATCAATATAACCCCGTCAAAACCATCAAAACCAATGTCATCGGAACGTTAAATATGCTGGGGTTAGCCAAGCGGATCAAAGCGAGATTTTTCCTAGCTTCTACTTCAGAAGTATATGGCGACCCAGAAGTGCATCCCCAACCCGAAGACTATCGCGGCAATGTCAACTGCACGGGGATCCGGTCTTGCTACGATGAAGGCAAGCGCGTGGCTGAAACCCTAGCCTTCGACTACCACCGACAAAACAAAGTAGATATTCGAGTAGCGCGCATCTTCAACACCTACGGTCCTCGGATGCTAGAAAATGACGGTCGCGTCGTCAGTAATTTCATCGTTCAAGCCTTGCGAGGCGAACCTTTAACCGTTTATGGCGATGGTTCTCAAACTCGCAGTTTTTGCTATGTCTCTGACTTAGTAGAAGGGTTTATCCGCCTGATGAACAGCGATTATATCGGTCCCGTTAACTTGGGCAACCCCGGAGAATATACCATTCTAGAATTAGCTCAGGTCATTCAAAATATGATTAATCCCGATGCAGAATTAGTATTCAAACCCTTGCCGCAAGACGACCCCAAACAGCGACAGCCGGATATTACCCGTGCTAAAACATACCTAGATTGGGAACCGACTATTTCCCTAAGAGAGGGCTTAAAACTGACGATCGAAGATTTTCGGGAACGTCTTTCTTAA
- a CDS encoding DEAD/DEAH box helicase, protein MTRIPKLKYDRGTLILHPPPKGKEWIDFATWDDRVEKFRIPAINYRLLVETLQATGIDFIDEAKEFIPLELTPSFEREPYPHQEEALQAWKQAGRKGVVVLPTAAGKTYLAQLAMQATPRTTLILVPTLDLMHQWYAQMEAAFPDVEVGLLGGGARDRTPILIATYNSAAIHSEALGDRYALLIFDECHHLPTDFFRKIAEDAIAPYRLGLTATPDRTDGTHRELDALIGPVVYRKTPEELSGGALAEHKIVQIKVKLSQKERERYEKAIKIRNDFLRQSNISLGSLNGWQLFVQASARSNAGRRAMLAHREAKEIAAGTDAKLRVLIELICEHYPESILIFTNDNATVYRISQEFLIPAITYQTPVKERHEILTRFREGDYKTLVTSHVLNEGVDVPDARIAIILSGTGSTREYVQRLGRVLRKGSDRNKLAVLYEVITEDTSDERTSQRRRRTEDNPNQHRQLSLVYSQSANNADPLKTLKAAESSVQWKPKNSKDNLTLDF, encoded by the coding sequence ATGACTCGTATTCCCAAACTAAAATACGATCGGGGCACTTTGATACTACATCCACCGCCAAAAGGAAAAGAGTGGATCGACTTTGCTACTTGGGACGATCGCGTTGAAAAATTTCGCATTCCTGCCATTAATTATCGTCTCCTAGTAGAAACGCTACAGGCGACGGGAATAGATTTTATCGACGAAGCAAAGGAATTTATTCCCCTCGAACTGACTCCCAGCTTTGAGAGAGAACCTTATCCCCATCAAGAAGAAGCATTGCAAGCTTGGAAACAAGCAGGCAGAAAAGGCGTTGTCGTTTTGCCTACGGCAGCGGGAAAGACATATTTGGCACAACTTGCCATGCAAGCGACTCCTCGCACGACTCTCATTCTCGTGCCTACGTTAGATTTAATGCATCAATGGTATGCCCAGATGGAAGCGGCATTTCCCGATGTGGAAGTGGGGTTGTTGGGAGGAGGAGCGCGCGATCGCACTCCGATTCTTATTGCAACTTACAACAGTGCGGCGATTCATTCGGAAGCTTTGGGCGATCGATATGCACTCTTGATTTTTGACGAATGCCATCATTTACCAACAGACTTCTTTCGTAAAATTGCTGAGGATGCGATCGCGCCCTATCGTTTGGGACTTACTGCAACTCCAGATCGAACCGACGGTACTCATCGGGAGTTGGATGCTCTTATTGGTCCGGTCGTCTATCGCAAAACCCCTGAAGAACTTTCTGGAGGGGCGCTAGCAGAACATAAAATCGTCCAAATTAAGGTTAAATTATCGCAAAAAGAGCGCGAAAGATACGAGAAAGCAATAAAAATTCGCAACGATTTTTTGCGTCAGTCGAACATTTCTTTAGGGAGTTTAAATGGTTGGCAACTCTTCGTCCAAGCAAGTGCGCGATCGAATGCGGGACGGCGTGCCATGCTTGCCCACCGAGAAGCGAAAGAAATCGCTGCTGGAACTGATGCAAAATTGCGGGTTCTCATCGAGTTAATTTGCGAACATTATCCAGAATCCATTCTCATTTTTACCAACGATAATGCAACTGTCTACCGCATCTCGCAAGAGTTTTTGATTCCTGCCATAACTTACCAAACACCAGTCAAAGAACGACACGAGATTCTAACTCGCTTTCGAGAAGGAGACTACAAAACCCTGGTGACTTCTCACGTTCTTAACGAAGGGGTTGACGTACCCGATGCTCGCATTGCCATTATTCTATCGGGGACGGGTTCGACGCGGGAATACGTACAGCGACTCGGTAGGGTGTTGAGAAAAGGAAGCGATCGCAATAAATTAGCAGTACTATACGAAGTTATAACAGAAGATACCAGCGACGAAAGAACTTCACAACGCAGGCGAAGGACAGAAGATAATCCGAATCAACATCGACAATTATCGCTCGTTTACTCTCAATCTGCCAATAACGCAGATCCTCTAAAAACTCTGAAAGCAGCAGAGTCATCCGTTCAGTGGAAACCAAAAAATTCAAAAGACAATCTGACCCTCGATTTCTAA
- a CDS encoding SET domain-containing protein, with protein MIHPHTQLGFVNEEIGYGLFATQLIPKGTITWILDDLDLKLEKSYIDSLEEILKERVIAYSFRDTAFIDSQDRYIICWDAGQFMNHSSEANCVPTPYEFTLASKDIYPGEELTDDYRWFDVNYSFDYSSKDGTIGKVKADDIFDCYQDLERQAEEAFRYFNRVEQPLKSLVKQKYLDKLNAIAEGKEPMDSLIECYQKNSKKFSRATN; from the coding sequence ATGATACATCCTCATACTCAATTAGGTTTCGTTAACGAAGAAATAGGCTATGGCTTATTTGCCACTCAATTGATTCCCAAGGGAACGATTACTTGGATTTTAGACGATCTCGATCTTAAGTTAGAGAAATCCTATATTGACTCCCTAGAAGAAATTCTCAAAGAACGAGTAATAGCCTATTCTTTCCGAGATACTGCTTTTATAGATAGTCAAGATAGATATATCATCTGTTGGGATGCCGGTCAATTTATGAATCACAGTTCTGAGGCTAATTGCGTTCCTACTCCCTATGAATTTACTCTAGCTTCAAAAGATATTTATCCGGGCGAGGAACTAACAGATGACTATCGATGGTTTGATGTTAATTATTCATTTGATTACTCTTCAAAAGATGGTACGATTGGAAAAGTTAAGGCAGATGATATTTTTGATTGTTACCAAGATTTAGAGCGACAGGCAGAAGAAGCATTTCGGTATTTCAATCGGGTAGAACAACCTCTAAAATCTTTAGTAAAACAAAAATATCTCGATAAGCTAAATGCCATAGCAGAAGGAAAAGAACCAATGGATTCTCTCATTGAGTGTTATCAGAAAAACTCTAAAAAATTTTCGCGCGCTACAAACTGA
- a CDS encoding ABC transporter permease, with protein MSRSKALQYYILARLLLAPLMLWTIITIVFLLMRATPGDTADAILGNRAPEAAKLKLREELGLNQPLWLQYLNYLWDLLRLDLGNSITSKGIAVWEVIREHFPATLELAFYSIVVALVVGIGIGIFSASRPGSAIDVGGRLFGIVTYALPIFWVGMLGQLIFSVQLGWFPLGTRFPLSETPPAAITGIYTIDSLLTGNFAQFFTALHYLAMPSLTLGVLLSGIFERIVRVNLKQTLQADYVEAARARGIPERQILLAHALKNALIPVITVLGLTFASLLGGAVLTEVTFSWPGLGNRLYEAISLRDYPTVQGIMVFFGAIVVFASILIDLINAYIDPRIRY; from the coding sequence ATGTCTCGTTCTAAAGCCCTACAGTATTACATTCTAGCTCGCTTACTGCTAGCTCCACTCATGTTATGGACGATTATTACAATCGTCTTTTTGCTGATGCGGGCGACACCGGGAGACACGGCAGACGCGATTCTGGGCAATCGCGCTCCCGAAGCCGCTAAGTTAAAGTTAAGAGAAGAATTAGGGCTAAACCAGCCCCTTTGGCTTCAGTATTTAAATTATCTATGGGATTTGCTGCGTTTGGATTTAGGAAACTCGATTACCAGCAAGGGAATTGCTGTTTGGGAGGTCATTCGAGAGCATTTTCCGGCTACGCTAGAATTGGCGTTTTATAGTATAGTCGTCGCTCTAGTCGTTGGTATTGGCATTGGAATTTTTTCTGCCTCTCGTCCTGGAAGCGCGATAGATGTCGGTGGAAGACTATTTGGAATCGTTACCTATGCCTTACCCATTTTCTGGGTTGGTATGCTCGGGCAATTGATTTTTTCTGTCCAGCTTGGTTGGTTTCCCCTCGGAACTCGTTTTCCGCTGAGCGAAACCCCACCCGCAGCAATCACGGGAATATATACGATTGATAGTCTGCTAACAGGGAATTTCGCTCAATTTTTTACCGCTTTACATTATTTGGCTATGCCTAGTCTGACGCTAGGAGTTCTTTTGAGCGGGATTTTTGAACGAATCGTGCGGGTGAACTTAAAACAAACGTTGCAGGCAGATTATGTAGAAGCTGCCAGAGCTAGAGGCATTCCCGAACGACAAATTCTTCTCGCTCACGCCTTAAAAAATGCCCTGATTCCGGTTATTACAGTTTTAGGACTGACATTTGCATCCTTGTTAGGCGGTGCGGTTTTAACAGAAGTAACGTTTTCGTGGCCCGGTTTGGGAAATCGGCTATATGAAGCCATTTCCTTGCGCGATTATCCAACTGTTCAGGGAATTATGGTCTTTTTTGGGGCAATTGTGGTCTTTGCCAGCATTTTAATCGATTTAATCAATGCTTATATCGATCCTCGCATTCGTTATTGA